Genomic DNA from Molothrus aeneus isolate 106 chromosome Z, BPBGC_Maene_1.0, whole genome shotgun sequence:
GCTCTGAGGCAATTTTATACTATTGTATACTATTGCCTGCTTGCTTAAATATTTGATAGGGGCTAAAAACACAGCTAAGTTACAATTGACCACTTTGTGCCCTTCCAGCTCCATCactcttctcttttccccatAAAGGCTGCCGTCACTTGTGAGgagaagcagggctggagctcacgGCatggtggaagggaccttagagatgATGGAGTTCCATCCTCCCCGAGGCTGGTGTGATCCCCTGTGCCTCAGCCAaggctggctctgtgctccctggggcagggcatcCGTGGCTGCCTCAGCTGCGCTGGGGCcggctctggctgtgcctgtgctcgCAGTTCTCGTAGGTGCACTCCGGCTGCTGGGGCCTGGCAGGGGGACAGGTGGGAAAGGTGAGGGCGTTCCAGGCTACTCTGGGATTTGCCAGTGGCTCCAGTGGAAGCGTCTGTGACACTCCGAGACAGAGCCTCTTCCACTTGACAGTAGTCTCAGCTGCAACTGCTGTTTTACACCTTAAAGCTTTTACATCTTAAAGCATGCAGAGCAATCTCCTGCACCTTTAGCATCCACTGTCTGGGCCACTGTCCTGCCCAGAACCTCGTGAGGTTGTGACAAACCAacctgcaccaagggaaatattaggaaaaggtttttacagaaagaatatgataaagttctggaatggtctgcctggggcagtggtggagtcaccatccctggatgtgtttaaaaaaggacTGGATGGGACACTTGGTACgctggtttagttgaggtgttagggcatgggttggactggatgatctttaaggtctcttccaacccagtgattctgtgattctgtgaactcTGGGAAACCTCTCCTGAGCAGGATTTTCTCATGTAAGTGTTTGGCTTTAAGCCTTCCTATCTGTGTAGGTTTCTATCCAAATATAACCAAGGGTACGATGTGGTTTAGACCTTGATAAATCAGCAAAACTGGTTTTTAGTAAGAAATTAGAGATTTGAATGTAGGATTAAATTCCTTGTTTCTTTAGCTGTGCCCTGTACATTTGACTGTCCCCCATCCCTTTCCCTTGGGTGGATAATCCATTGTTGGTTTAATGTGGcatcacagaaccatggaagggtttgggttagGAGGAATCTTAAagctcacccagtgccaccccctgccatggggtaGAATGCCACCTTCCacttcccaggctgctccaagccccatccagcctggcctggggcactgccagggatccaggggcagccacagctgctctgggcaccctgggccagggcctgcccaccctcccagccagcaattcctaattgccaagagcccaaaatctgtgcctgccctctggcagtgggagccattgcctgggtgctgtccctgcaggccttgtccccagtccctgtgcagctctgctggagcccctggaggccctggcaggggctctgaggtgtccctggagcttctcttgtgcAGGTGatcatccccagccctgctgtctgcAGCCTTCCAGCCATGCTCTGGGCCTATGGCATATCTAAACTTCTGTCAGCCCTTTGCTGGTGCAGCAGCCTCGTGCTCTGGTCTCTCAAATTGCTGCCCAGTCCCTTCTCCTCACTCCACCGGGGTTTCCTCTCAGCTGTGCCCAAGCCAGAACTCCTGGGGGCAGTGTCCAGCCCTTGCTCCCTCACCCTGGCTCACCTGGCCATCAGCTCAACCCTCTCCTTGccccagcagcctgctctgagGCCAGGAAATTGCTACCAAGACTAAGGACACGCTGCATTTCTCACCTGGGCCATCCTCACTCTCCTGCAGGATAACACGAGTAGAAGGCAAGACATCCTTacctggccaggctgggtggagCAGAGGGGGGACCTGTGAAGTGGAAATGATGATGTGGGTTAGCCATGAGGTCAGAgtgggctgggggagccaggAGTGCCCTagagctgctgggaagctgCACTGGAGGGTGGTTGTGACACTACAGTGAATGGGAAGAAGCCCTGATGTTTGGTATGTGGTCCTCTCCATGTGCTTGGGAATTAGGCACCGGAATGTAAGGAGCAAAGCGTTTTTGGTTGGTCTGACAACTTCTACTGTTcaagacaagtggtggcttccATGAATGTCAGACTCTCCCTACCATGAGTCACAGTGATGTGACATCTCATTCTTCTCAGTCCCCTTCTGTGCATGTCACCACTCAGCAGCACTGGAGGGCTGGGGACCAGCTGGGGACCTCCTGGCTGCTTGGGATGTGGTATCCCTCAGCCCATGGgttttcccaaaaccctctaatTCCTAtctgctgtgagctgggcaCTCCCTGCTCGCACAGCCTGGAAGGTGGGGTTTTACAAATGCTGGAGAAGTACTGGCTGCTGAGGCCCTTGGGGACTGACAGGGGCGGTCTCTAAAATGAGGATGTCCATCCCAGAAGATTAAACATGTGTGGGATGCAGCAAAGGTAAATCCTGGCTGTGGGCTACAGTGGAAGAGATAGTAATTAGCCTgcttcaagggaaaaaaaaaataaaaaaaatcaggttatGTAGGCAGTGGTCTCTCCACTGATTTCCCCTCAGCTGGTTTATTAACATTTCTTCTTGGGCACTAAGGGAAATTCCTGCTCCCTCTgaatttccaaaggaaatttcCAAATTTCCTCTCTCAGCAGGCCGTGACCAGCCAGCCAAGAGCTCTTGGCTCTTCTTGGTTTTCCTGCTAGAACCGTCCTTCTCCTAGGGCAGAAAATCATGAAATCATTAACACTCCctcccctcaaaaaaccccagtccCTGTTTAtcgacagttctgctgtctctaaAGCCTGCCTTTTgtagctttcccaaaaccctccaaTTTTACAAATCCCCACACCTCCTGCCTGGTTTGTCTGCGCATCCCTCCCTGGGATGGAGGCGCGTCAGGACACTGACCTTCTCTGGAGAAAGCAGCGAAGCTCAGGATCACCAGCAGAATGACCACCTTGATTGCCAGCGGGAcgaagatgaggatgaggaaggaggAGCTGTCGGAGGCCCTGAATTTGTAGAAGTAGACGGCCCCCTCTGCCCGGCCGTGGCTGTTGACGGCGGTGCAGGTGTATTTCCCGTCGTGCGTCAGGGAGCGCAGCTCCTTGGTGACAcggtggctggagctgctgctggagctcaggtTGCTGTAGGGGGGTCCTGTCCAGGTCAGGGCAGGCGCTGGCTCCCCCTCGGCCGTGCAGCGGGCCTGGAAGGTGTgatccctgctggagctgacCGTGATGTTAATGATCCTGGGGGCGGCTGTGGGAATGGCAATGGGGGAGGGAATGCGAGTCAGGCTGCAAAGGCAGATCTGGTGTAAAACAGCTGCAATCAAGATTTGGTCTTGGTGGAGCCTCAGCTTTGTTCGGTCAGGGTAAAGTTGGGTAATGGTGGGTGAGAGCTGGACCTGCCCTAGCCTGaacccccctgccctgggctgagcccccagcgtgggcagcagggcaggggggatcctgcccctgtgcccctgggctcaggtgagagcccacctgcagagctgccccagccctggctccagcagcacaaggagctggagctgctgcagccagtgcagaggaggccacggagctgctgccagggctggagcccctctgctctggagccagcctggcacagctggggctgttgagctgcacaagagaagctccagggacacctcagagcccctgccagggcctccaggggATCCAAGCAAAATGGGGATAAATTTTTTAGCAGGACTTTTTGTGACAGGACAAAGGTTGTTTTGAAGCTAAAAGAGTAGAGATTTAGATTTGATgaaaggaggaatttttttgaaaagagggttgtccagagcagctgtggctgtccctggatccctggaagtctccaaggccaggctggacaggcttTGGAGCAGCATCATCTAGTGAAAGGGGAGTTggacaagatgagctttaaaggtTCTCTTCAACAGAAACTATGTAATGACTCTCTGGATGTTGGGATCAGCCCTCtccttccttgtttttcttggcaCTATCTTCTAGATTTCCTCACCCAGCCTGTGTTGGATAGAGGGGCAAAAGGGTTCCCCCAGCAAAGCCTGGATGCAAGGATGTGTGCTCTGTTTGTTCTATCCCAGCAATGGCTCACACATTTTCCTGAACTTTGCCCAAAttcagctgctgtgcccttCCTTGTTGGCAGAAGGCAGAGAAGTGCCACTCACCATTGTAGGCACAGGTGCAGCTGGTGACATTTCTGCACTTGGCTGCACCTCCACGAGGTCCAGGACATGTCACCCACAGTGTTCAGCACAAGCATTTTGTGGCTGTTCCTTTGATCTCTGACCTCCAGAGTGCATGTGAGGCCTTTGCTCAGTGCCTGAGACTTGCCAGATTTGGCAGGTTAGTTATAGGGGAAATATCTGCTTCTGGCCACAACCTATTTTTGATTACCTTTGTTTCAGCCCCAGAGTTACCAGGTCACTTTCAGGTAGGACATTAGgagaaatttcttcacagaaagggtgactGGatattggaaggggctgcccagggaaatggtggagCCCttatccttggaagtgttcaaaaaggTGTTATGGAAAGCAAAGGGCACTAAATGAGTGTCCTCACAGAGaaagagcagaattttttttttttttgactagACAACAAAAACAGAGTTTTCAACCACCTACTACAAGTTGTCCTCTTTGTGCACATAAGTGCAAGAGTAATCTGAGTCTGTGTGTCGTGGTTCTGTGTGTTTTGGTGTTTAAATTAACCTTTCAAGCACTAATTAACCCCTCCCAATCGCAGTGTCAGGGCCCATTCCCAAGCAGGGTACTGTATCTCTGTGTGTTATCATTCCTCTGGTGTTAAAATCCAGGAAGCCCCTGAGAGACAGGTCTTGCTGCCatcctgccctggtcctgctgtgtGTGGGTGTCAGGAGCTGGTGCAACTGAAGGAGAGGCTCAGCTGTGCAGAACTTCTCAGGAAAGAGCCAAGCTCATCCTCAGGTCCCATCTGGACACCCACACTGCACAGCAGGCATAAGCAGTTTCCCTCTCAAAACCAAAATCATCCAACCTCAATGGCCTGGGTAAGATCTGAGTCTGCTTCTGAGGCCTCCTGTGTCTCCTAGCTCCCCCTTGATCTGTGAGCTTGCCCTGGAAAGTGGGATTAGCATTTGACATTTGTTGCTCTGAGCtggttttccaggaaaaaaaaaaaggtttccaGGTTTGTGTTTCGTGCTCCAGAGGATTTTGGATTTATTGGCACCTGGGCACCAGGTATCTTGTCTTTCCAATCCCTGTTACCACCTGGGCCCTGTAGTGCTAACACCTGTGAACTTGTGCTCAGCACCTGGGCTGTCCAGTTCAGGGTCTGATGGAGTTTTAACAAGATGTCTTTAACCCCAGTTTAGCTAACCCCAGTttgcctctgctgcctgccctgatcctgtgctgcagggataAGGTGGGATGCACAACTTTTGGTGGGCTCTCACCCCAGCTGCCTGAGCCTCAACATTTCTTTACCAGTTTTGTTCCTATTCCCTTCCCTGCATTTTGCTCACTGTCTTGTGTTGGAAGACTGAGGAGGACAATGAATTTTCCCTGTTAtaatggagaaagaaaactcAACCCTTTAGAAAACCAAAACTGAGGAGGACAATGAATTTTCCCTCTTGTAACggagaaagaaaattcagccCTTTGGAAAACCAAGACTGAGGACAATGAATTTGGCCTGTtgtaacagagaaagaaaattcagccCTTTGGAAAACCAAAACTAAGGAGGACAATGAAATTGGCTTGTTACaatggagaaagaaaacccaTCCCTTTGGAAAACCAAGACTGAGGAGGACAATGAATTTTCCCTGTTataatggagaaagaaaatccaTCCCTTTGGAAAACCAAGACTGAGGAGGACAATGAATTTTCCCCCCCTGCaatggagaaagaaaacccaATGCTTTGGCAAACCAAGGCTGAGGAGGACAATGAATTTTCCCTGTTATaatggagaaagaaaacccaGCCTTTGGAAAACCACCTCAGGTAAACTTGTGCTGCCATTTGTCATTTCCCACACCCTGTGGCTCTTCCCTCGACGGTGTCTTTGCCTCCTGTGCCTCTCAGGCCCTCTTACCAATCACGTGCAGCCTGATGCCATTCCTGCTCTCGTACTTGTCCTGGCTGTCTCCAGCCAGCTCCACCCGGCAGAAGTACCTCTCGCTGTCGCTCCAGGTCAGGTTGTCCACCCTGATGGACAGGTCCTTGTGCCGGGGGTTGCCCAGCAGCTTGTACTTGTTCTTGTGGCTGATGGCAGTCCTGCAGAGCTcgctgctgctctggctcacACACTTGAAGATCACCGTGCCGTTGTAAGGCTCCTTGATCCTCCAGATGGCCGTGAGCGCCCGGTCAAATGTTTTGTAGGGGTGTGTGAAGGTGCAGGGCAGGATAACCATCTTCCCAAGCTCTCCAGTGACGTCAGATGGGACATGGACAGACCAGCCATTGCACTGCACACCTGGAGGGATCATGGAATTGCACAATGGTTggctggaaggggccttaaaatTCATTTCATTCCACCACCAGGGACAATTTCCACTAGCTCAGGTTGCTCcgggccccatccagcctggccttggacacttccaaggatccagaggcagtcacagcttctttgggcaacctgtgcctgggccttaccaccctcacagccaagaatgtcttcctaatatctaatctaaatctcccctctttcagtttaatatATAGACGTGTCTGCCTACCCACTGTTCCGCTGCTATTAACAGCTGTAGCAGCAGACTGTGGCTTCAGAAACACATCTGTGCCTCCTGTCTCATGAAACTCCATTAGATCAGGGGCTCTCAGTAGCTGAGAATACCTGTAAAATGTAAATGTACGTATTTCCACCCATCCCTGGTCTCGTTGGCTTCACCATATGGGCATTCAGCTGTTGGATTACTCCTGTAGACTCAAAGATCAGATTTGGTTTTTGTTCCTCTATCTGTGGCCCATAACACTTGACAAACACCTGCGTGGCAGTGCAGCTTGTATTCACCTATTGTGTGTTACACAATGGACAAAGGCCATCCCAGAGCCAGTTCCCTGCTCAGATATTTACACAGAGTCAGCTCCAAGCCAGTATTTTGATTACTGAGATCTGGAGTCGTGCTGCCCTGTCATACACAACAATGGTATGAGCACCTTTTCCAGCCCAGGTAATCTAATAAAcaatgctgcagcactgcaggagcttCATGAAGCTCATGGGGTTTGAGCACAAAGATCTGGCACTGAAAACAGTAATTGCTATTGCTTTCTAGCTTATTTGCTCTTGTTTTAGTTATTTTGCAGCATGTCACTGTAACCTTTACTTTAGGAGAACTGTAGATTGTGTGCTTTTGAGTATGACTTGCTTCTCTCTGCTACCCCTTtgattagcttttttttttgttttcaatctTAAGCaaagaacacttttttttttcctagcacaTAATCCTCCCTTGCCTTCcagatgaaaaataatgttaaaaataagTGCTTTTAATGTTAGCATCTCCGCCCATTTCCATGGAAACACAGTTTGCCTAGTTATGAGTGGAGGGAGCTGTCAACTTTCCCTGTATAATTTACCCTTGACTCTAAAACCTCAGCGTGGCAGGTCTTTCACATTCCTTTTGTTAATATCCAGCCTCCATTTGCTAATGGAACTGAAGCTCTCACAAGGAAGAGAGAGGCAAACAGCTTGCACACCTTGCAGAAAGTAGCTTCCAAAAGGAGTTGTCAGGTCAGTGTTGCTGCTGGTGGTCAGTGGGAAAGGTCATGAGGACAGCAGCAAGAGCTGGGGACCAGCTCACAGCTACCCTTGCCCTGGCCAAATGCTGTTTGGCAGTGAAGCTAAGCAAATCCTATGGAGTTTAATGGAATTTAAGCACATATTTGAAGTAATGCGATCAACGGAACTTAAGTGCTCAGTGGAACTAGAAAACATTGTGTCTGTTGCATAATAACTTCTAAGGAATATGAAGCGGGGATGAAAATGCTGCATCCACCTGACAAAGATGGGGAAAAGTCAGACGGACTTCCTGCTCATgttaggaaaacagaaaaatgcaaaaaaaaccccacaaactgAGGGCCCCTCTGAACTGCTAAGCCTGAGTCTTCACACTGTTGTCACATGCACTTGGAATGTCAGGATAATTTTAAGCAACATGATGGAGAGTGCAGTTTCTGTAGAGTTTGCTGTAGCAGGCAAACTTGGGCTGGGGTGAGAGGAGGATCTGTGAGCagacaggggctgggagcaggctcAGGACTCACCCTTCCTGGAGATGCGGAGGAGGCACAGGAGAACCAAGCTGAGCTCTCTCATGCTGCTCGATGTCCTCCCCTGAGGGGcatcagcacagcagagccatcTCCTCACATctgagctgctggccctgcagtgaCAAAAGGTTTTTCCAGGGGGTTGGAGAAGTTGTGGTTTTCTTCTCCCCGGAGGGAATGAGTTGTTTAGCTGAaccagctctgggctcaggtATTAATAGTTCTGCGGTCAGTCATATGAAAATTACACCAGAAGGAATCACACTGTTAACCACTTTCCAGCTAAAGGGAGGGAATTGCAGACTGGAATTGCAAACATCCATGTGTGTGATGGGGCAAGAGCGGATGGCTTTTGCTACCCACTTACCAGCCTAGAGGAAATCCTTGCAATCAGCCTGAGGTTGTGACAAGCAAGGCTCTTACTGTCCTGTCTTCCTTCTCCTGTACCTGGAGCCTTCAAACCAACTGTGCTTTACCCCTTGTCATCCCTAGgtatagaaaaaaaccccaaaccactctTCTTTTGAAGAAGAAGTGTGTCTATTCCGAGGTTCACTGGTGGATGAGTGGTTTGGTGTCCCCTGGCACCCTGCTCTGTCCACTCTCACATGACCCCGATGAGTGATGACTCATTCCCTCCTCAGAAATAAGATGAATTTCAGTTTTTTGCCCAGCACCTTTGTGCAAATGCTTGCTGCTTTCCTTCTGATTTAGTTTTAGCAAATTAACTGTGCAGTTTGCTCAtctgcagagcctgtggggaGCTGATCGTGTTTTCCCCTTGCCATCTCCCTTATGGCAATCTTGTGCTAAGTTTAACAACCCTGGGGTGTGAATTCCCTGTCTGGGTTCACCTTGAGGTTTGCTGCCTTTGCTTCAGGCCACAGGTGTGTGCCTGAACGATCTCACCTTGTCCAGGGTGCTGCTCTCGGAtggtgacagggacagagcaCCCGCAGGACTCACttgggcagggcttgcagcatCCTGGTCCAGCcgaaggtgtccctgaccatggagggatgggatgatGTTCCAGGCGCCTCCCATCCAAATCATCCCGTGATTCCCGCTGCAGCAGCCGCTGGAGGGCTCCCAGAGCCAGGATAAGATGCTGCTGGGTCGCTGCTGCCGCTGTCCCTGAGCCCGGAGCCAGCGCCCACCCGCAGGAGCCACGGCAGGGCTCCCCTTGGCCcttcatccctgctcctgcGCCTCTGCTCCCTTCTGAGTGAGAGGAATAGCGGGATTGTCTTTACAAAcctggtagataaaaccagcactgggatataaaagaaacaatgggaaggaaggattccactgattgatggaatggaaaaagatgtttgcttttgcaaataaactttaggtttgttgataaatgaaattagacgttgaaagatgaaagaaacaatggggaagaaaaacccctaaattccataagaattaaaaattaaatgggaGGggtatacattagagggaaatctctggtatcaggtgttttgggaagtctgtacctctcaagtacctcagccaatggggagagagagaagggaaatgcagctgggaaactgggataaaagggaggctgtgtcctccaaaaatttgagagacACCAGGGGAATGctccatggcctctccctttatttgaataaagcaaaaaggactcctctgtctcctttttggataaacctctgatgtttgtggattaattttcctaacatgAGCTTGAGGAAAATCTCCTAGGAGAGGGCCCTGAGGTGTGGTAATGTGCAGTGTGTTCACTGCTTCCTGATCCCTTGCTTCCTCCTGTTTACAGTGTTTGTGAAGGGAGAGATTTCTGTCTTCCCCAGGCTtttcaggggaggctctgaGAGTACCCAGCTCTTATTTAGGGTTGTTTGCACCTGTTGCCACACAGCCAAGGGTGTTAATTTTTCAAATACCCGCTTagatccctgccctgtcccctctgcatGTCATCCTTGAGCAGGAGCATCAGGACCAGTGATCTGGTTACTTTGCAAACTGCCCTTAGTAGCTGTTAAACATAATTCATGCCACCAGCAGCTGAGAAACCTGAGGGTGAAGGTGGTGGAAGCAGCAAGTAGAAGACCTATAATCCCTATCACATCTGTGATATGTGCCTTTTCTGTGTAcctcccccttcctcccctATGTGCAGTTTGATTTCATCTATTTGAGATGTAAAGTTTGTGGTGGTGTGACTCTTTTTAAGCCTTTCACCACTCATGGCACAGTGGGACTCAGTGGGCTGAAGTAAAAGATTAAAGTGAAATCCATGTTAAAAACATCTTGTTACAGATGCATAAATGATTCATGTAAAGAATAGCTGCAGTTAACATCAGTATGATCCTCTTCCTCTTTAATGTTTTACTGCAGCATCTCCTAGAAAA
This window encodes:
- the SIGLEC15 gene encoding sialic acid-binding Ig-like lectin 15 gives rise to the protein MRELSLVLLCLLRISRKGVQCNGWSVHVPSDVTGELGKMVILPCTFTHPYKTFDRALTAIWRIKEPYNGTVIFKCVSQSSSELCRTAISHKNKYKLLGNPRHKDLSIRVDNLTWSDSERYFCRVELAGDSQDKYESRNGIRLHVIAAPRIINITVSSSRDHTFQARCTAEGEPAPALTWTGPPYSNLSSSSSSSHRVTKELRSLTHDGKYTCTAVNSHGRAEGAVYFYKFRASDSSSFLILIFVPLAIKVVILLVILSFAAFSREGPPSAPPSLARPQQPECTYENCEHRHSQSRPQRS